A genomic region of Rhodococcus qingshengii JCM 15477 contains the following coding sequences:
- a CDS encoding tyrosine-type recombinase/integrase encodes MAAAGHAITPGDGDRWHTFLTERLDERWRPNEWDPQTLIFTGDPHNQKTFVYLCAHPNCVHPTGVRNTICSFCLTEAKPHSKTLTRRFHDTIVEPCTVAAADVRCARPRYSTAGLCFTHQSRFAHAAKTRGIGITEFMADAQPLGALATCAVGGCSHQVFHPSTPLCQSHRSQYRGRQDRGEPPIDAHEFAAQALPLIRSHEFTLAGCTDLVRAELLWILQERDRRGFGISLLRMRNLVKAAHGARTLFEATASDAHVVSFLRMTLPLLRQQRGAFEGIDLTEPDRWGPEVLDRFPSAAGTRSRNLVIDWSAVGCGWLRMLGKTWAKETLPRYEHLRPSLRALTWASEALEFGPAFTDRRAAGRGDIAAIIDHCRRKTAATGAPFAGSYADDRLGNIKAVLGYCRSAGHMDEIPGAFALTAAHLKQRPVPPHRDDDEPGRALPTEIVEVLDRNMTLLRPTFTAGHRVEGWSNDDYAVMRQTIYQLLRDTGRRPGEITALRRDCLDTDPGGGPVLIYTNAKANRLGRRLHITTAAAAAVSAWLARVTTLRPDRRTAHLFPQLDLSDPCSDKHFKASAFGVIFRQWVDSIDELAPLIRTVPHPGGLIDRRDLVAYSLRHTYAQNHADAGTPVDVLAALMDHRDLAVTQGYYRIGHHRKREAIERVGNMVMDRRGALRPTPELIEYERRTVSTLLGGCVEPSNVNSGGKSCPIRFQCGGCDHYRPDPSYIPEIEQEIRKIKADVKEAELCAAPQVVDNLRYNLAMFEGILTKMTTHLHRLDPDERAALDAAIGTIRQAREHQRHFLPLSVAHRRGAVDD; translated from the coding sequence GTGGCCGCCGCCGGCCATGCGATCACGCCGGGCGACGGCGACCGGTGGCACACGTTTCTGACGGAACGGCTCGATGAGCGGTGGCGCCCGAACGAATGGGACCCGCAGACGCTGATCTTCACCGGCGATCCACACAATCAGAAAACCTTTGTGTATTTGTGCGCCCATCCGAATTGTGTGCACCCGACCGGGGTTCGCAACACCATATGCTCGTTCTGCCTCACCGAAGCCAAGCCGCACAGCAAAACCCTCACGCGCCGCTTTCACGACACCATCGTCGAACCTTGTACGGTCGCCGCCGCCGACGTCCGTTGCGCACGTCCCCGATACTCCACCGCCGGTTTGTGTTTCACACACCAGAGCCGGTTCGCGCACGCGGCGAAGACCCGCGGCATCGGCATCACCGAGTTCATGGCCGACGCGCAACCACTCGGTGCGCTGGCAACCTGCGCGGTCGGGGGCTGCAGTCACCAGGTTTTCCACCCCTCGACACCACTATGCCAATCCCACCGCAGCCAGTATCGGGGCCGTCAGGACCGCGGCGAGCCGCCGATCGACGCGCACGAGTTCGCGGCCCAGGCGCTGCCGCTGATCCGCTCGCACGAATTCACCCTGGCCGGGTGCACGGATCTGGTGCGAGCGGAGCTGCTGTGGATCCTGCAAGAACGCGACCGCCGGGGATTCGGAATCTCCCTCTTGCGGATGCGTAATCTCGTCAAAGCCGCCCACGGCGCGCGCACCCTGTTCGAGGCCACCGCCTCGGACGCGCACGTCGTGAGCTTCCTGCGGATGACGTTGCCGCTGCTGCGGCAGCAGCGGGGCGCATTCGAGGGAATCGATCTCACCGAGCCGGACCGGTGGGGCCCCGAGGTCCTCGACCGGTTCCCCAGCGCCGCGGGCACCCGCAGCCGCAACCTCGTCATCGACTGGTCCGCCGTCGGCTGCGGCTGGCTACGCATGCTCGGCAAGACATGGGCCAAGGAAACCCTGCCCCGATACGAGCACCTGAGGCCGTCGCTGCGGGCACTGACGTGGGCGTCCGAGGCCCTCGAGTTCGGCCCCGCCTTCACCGATCGTCGTGCTGCGGGGCGCGGCGACATCGCCGCCATCATCGACCATTGCCGCCGCAAGACCGCCGCCACCGGTGCGCCTTTCGCGGGCAGCTACGCCGACGACAGACTGGGGAACATCAAGGCTGTCCTCGGGTATTGCCGGTCCGCCGGACACATGGACGAGATTCCCGGGGCATTCGCGCTCACCGCCGCGCACCTGAAACAACGACCGGTCCCTCCTCACCGCGACGACGACGAACCGGGGCGGGCCCTGCCCACCGAGATCGTCGAGGTCCTCGACCGGAACATGACGTTGTTGCGGCCCACGTTCACTGCCGGACACCGCGTCGAGGGATGGTCGAACGACGACTACGCAGTGATGCGGCAGACGATCTATCAGCTGCTGCGCGACACCGGCCGGCGACCGGGAGAAATCACCGCCCTGCGCCGTGACTGTCTCGACACCGATCCCGGTGGCGGCCCGGTGCTGATCTACACCAACGCCAAGGCCAACCGACTCGGGCGCCGACTGCACATCACCACCGCTGCCGCGGCGGCGGTCAGCGCCTGGTTGGCGCGGGTGACGACCCTGCGGCCCGATCGCCGCACCGCCCACCTGTTTCCGCAACTGGATCTGTCGGACCCGTGCTCGGACAAGCACTTCAAGGCGTCCGCGTTCGGCGTCATCTTCCGCCAGTGGGTGGACTCGATCGACGAACTGGCGCCCTTGATCCGGACGGTTCCCCACCCCGGTGGCCTCATCGATCGGCGGGATCTGGTCGCCTACTCGCTGCGCCACACCTACGCACAAAATCATGCCGACGCGGGCACTCCCGTCGATGTGCTCGCCGCTTTGATGGACCACCGCGACCTCGCCGTCACCCAGGGCTACTACCGCATCGGACACCACCGCAAGCGCGAGGCGATCGAACGCGTCGGCAACATGGTGATGGACCGGCGAGGTGCGCTGCGTCCCACACCCGAGCTCATCGAATATGAACGGCGAACCGTCTCCACGCTTCTCGGCGGATGCGTCGAACCGTCGAACGTCAACTCCGGCGGCAAATCCTGCCCGATCAGGTTTCAATGCGGTGGCTGCGACCACTACCGGCCCGACCCCTCCTACATCCCCGAAATCGAGCAGGAAATCCGCAAGATCAAGGCCGACGTGAAAGAGGCCGAATTGTGCGCCGCACCGCAAGTGGTGGACAACCTGCGCTACAACCTCGCCATGTTCGAGGGCATCCTGACCAAAATGACCACCCACCTGCACCGACTCGACCCCGACGAACGCGCCGCCCTCGATGCCGCAATCGGCACCATCCGCCAAGCCCGCGAACACCAACGGCACTTTCTGCCGCTGAGCGTCGCCCACCGCAGAGGCGCTGTCGATGACTGA
- a CDS encoding tyrosine-type recombinase/integrase — MNGPFVAEKAIGPVAGKVTWLVLDDRLDPVDEVTQFALYLDGGGASVNTLRAYIPRLARFLNWCHFQVVEWTKISLPQLILYKRSLEAEPGPSGRVRAGKTVNAHITAIVEFLRYCARMGVIDDAVVDKFVEAKHLRFAPETMPQRENGAHRYITAKVIKAKEVTRPPESLSDDEVTALLVATANVRDFLLIQLMVETGLRVGETLGLRREDLHFLPDSKALGCALPGAHLHVRRRANENHALAKSHYPRSVPVGPQTTTAYRDYQYERDRLVPDSGCDFVFINLYSTSAPDTAMRYQNTRNCLTRVARRAGVEARLHMLRHTAGTSWARAGTPIDVVQKLMGHQSPVSTAKYLHPSDEQMRAAVDAVAHRRNAHAKTIR; from the coding sequence GTGAATGGTCCGTTTGTTGCCGAGAAGGCGATCGGGCCTGTCGCCGGCAAGGTGACGTGGCTGGTGCTCGATGATCGGCTCGATCCGGTCGATGAGGTCACCCAGTTCGCGTTGTATCTCGACGGCGGCGGCGCGAGCGTCAACACGTTGCGGGCCTACATTCCCCGGCTTGCCCGGTTCCTGAATTGGTGCCATTTCCAGGTAGTGGAGTGGACCAAAATATCTCTGCCGCAACTGATTTTGTACAAGCGGTCACTGGAAGCGGAACCGGGACCCTCCGGTCGGGTGCGTGCCGGCAAGACGGTGAACGCACACATCACGGCGATCGTCGAGTTTCTCAGGTACTGCGCCCGGATGGGCGTGATCGACGACGCGGTCGTCGACAAGTTCGTCGAGGCCAAACATCTGCGCTTTGCTCCGGAGACGATGCCGCAGCGCGAAAACGGCGCGCATCGATACATCACCGCGAAGGTCATCAAGGCCAAGGAAGTGACGCGGCCACCGGAATCCCTCAGCGACGACGAGGTGACCGCGCTCCTCGTAGCGACGGCGAACGTCAGGGACTTCCTACTGATCCAGTTGATGGTCGAGACCGGATTGCGTGTCGGCGAGACCCTGGGGTTACGCCGGGAAGACCTGCATTTCCTTCCGGACTCGAAGGCCTTGGGCTGCGCCCTGCCCGGCGCCCATCTGCATGTGCGACGCCGGGCCAACGAGAACCACGCGCTCGCGAAGAGTCACTACCCGCGCAGTGTCCCGGTCGGCCCGCAGACGACCACGGCCTACCGCGACTACCAGTACGAACGTGATCGGCTTGTACCCGACAGTGGATGCGATTTCGTGTTCATCAACCTGTACTCGACGTCGGCGCCCGATACCGCCATGAGATATCAGAACACCCGAAACTGCCTGACCCGAGTGGCTCGCCGTGCGGGGGTGGAGGCGCGGCTGCACATGTTGCGGCACACGGCGGGTACGTCATGGGCCCGCGCGGGCACCCCGATCGACGTGGTGCAAAAGTTGATGGGACATCAGAGTCCGGTGTCGACGGCGAAATACCTGCACCCGTCCGACGAGCAGATGCGGGCCGCCGTGGACGCCGTCGCACACCGGCGGAACGCGCACGCGAAGACCATCCGATGA
- a CDS encoding recombinase family protein — translation MRYFRQMLFGYARVSSADQNPAHQVDALARAGVEAENIHLDHAGGAKASRPQLDGVLARLRGGDTLVMTRLDRLGRSVLHLITLGAQLRERGIELKVLDQGIDTSTAEGRAMFGMLSVLAEFQRELIVAIIYTRRFPVRDMGLRHAC, via the coding sequence GTGAGATATTTTCGACAGATGTTGTTCGGTTATGCGCGAGTCTCCAGTGCAGATCAGAATCCGGCTCACCAGGTCGATGCGCTGGCGCGGGCGGGCGTCGAGGCCGAGAACATTCATCTCGATCATGCCGGCGGTGCGAAAGCCTCACGCCCGCAGCTCGACGGGGTTCTGGCGCGGTTGCGGGGTGGGGACACGTTGGTGATGACCCGCCTCGACAGATTGGGGCGCTCGGTACTGCATCTGATCACCCTCGGGGCGCAGCTGCGCGAGCGCGGGATCGAATTGAAGGTCCTCGACCAGGGAATCGACACATCGACGGCGGAAGGTCGGGCGATGTTCGGGATGCTGTCGGTACTCGCGGAATTCCAGCGTGAGCTGATTGTGGCGATTATCTATACGCGTCGGTTTCCTGTGAGGGACATGGGGTTACGACACGCCTGCTGA
- a CDS encoding sensor domain-containing protein: MLRRLAWPTRSAFRDRSGRSIGAAVTALVVMSLLAACSSESSTAESPTVEPSPTTVSSTIPAPTTTSASASPTTSLSVAVAMPPAAQKLLLSAAQLPGAGWTPQSDTDPEAAELQETTQPECSNQSWILRGADMTDMAGASWTFDAAAEVETISSQAVVYPDAAAATAALASYRDLVGRCTSWQSVLTSKGYTYAETQEMFNAPVGEESVARQTGTSHVRLTDLPTFRMYWVTSRVGQTIVQVTYRPGSLLGTDQGRNQALELASSAGSTAENRSK; this comes from the coding sequence GTGCTCAGACGCCTCGCATGGCCAACGCGTTCCGCCTTCCGTGATCGCAGCGGACGCTCCATCGGTGCCGCTGTGACTGCGCTCGTGGTGATGTCGCTGCTCGCGGCCTGCTCCTCGGAGAGCAGCACTGCCGAGAGCCCTACAGTGGAACCCTCGCCCACGACGGTCTCGTCGACGATTCCCGCGCCAACGACAACCTCTGCGTCGGCCTCGCCAACGACCTCGTTGTCCGTCGCCGTCGCGATGCCACCCGCTGCGCAGAAGCTGCTCCTTTCCGCAGCGCAATTACCTGGTGCGGGCTGGACACCACAATCGGACACCGACCCGGAAGCCGCCGAGCTCCAGGAAACGACGCAGCCAGAGTGCAGTAATCAATCGTGGATCCTGCGCGGTGCGGACATGACCGACATGGCCGGCGCGTCATGGACGTTCGATGCTGCCGCCGAAGTGGAGACGATCAGCAGTCAAGCCGTCGTCTACCCCGATGCGGCGGCAGCGACCGCAGCACTGGCGTCGTATCGCGATCTCGTGGGCCGCTGCACGAGTTGGCAGAGCGTCCTCACCTCAAAGGGTTACACCTACGCCGAAACACAGGAGATGTTCAACGCGCCGGTCGGCGAGGAATCGGTTGCCCGGCAGACCGGCACCTCGCACGTGCGCTTGACCGATCTCCCCACCTTCCGGATGTATTGGGTGACATCGCGGGTGGGGCAGACGATCGTGCAGGTCACCTATCGGCCAGGTTCTCTGCTCGGCACCGATCAGGGAAGAAACCAAGCCCTCGAACTCGCGTCGAGCGCAGGGTCCACTGCCGAAAACCGTTCGAAATAG